Proteins encoded by one window of Chryseobacterium foetidum:
- a CDS encoding ATP-grasp domain-containing protein, translating to MYFLIQANVYLDPDHYKIFDALEELNIDYGVVNIPPNAEKIDFDTDRKDVFVYGSVTIARLAKQNTDWFPCSFYGGNHLYEVYSQYYGENLLNYKVSVHKISEALIWGKGEIKFIKPYNEAKIFTGRVFNETEWKDFVFESLENQSNRITEDCLVQISEAKQTIKEVRLWIVGGQIIDAGYYKFNDNAPFEENVSPEGLCFANEMIQIFNLEKAFVMDICLTVEGWKIVEMNCINSSGFYPNTNVKSIIKALNIYFS from the coding sequence ATGTATTTCTTAATCCAGGCAAATGTGTATTTAGACCCAGACCATTACAAAATTTTTGACGCTTTGGAAGAATTAAACATTGATTACGGGGTAGTTAATATTCCTCCCAATGCTGAGAAAATAGACTTTGATACAGACCGAAAAGATGTTTTTGTCTATGGATCGGTAACGATTGCGAGATTGGCAAAACAAAATACCGACTGGTTTCCGTGCTCGTTTTATGGCGGTAACCATTTGTATGAAGTTTATTCTCAATATTATGGTGAAAATCTGCTCAATTATAAAGTTTCTGTTCATAAAATTTCGGAAGCGTTGATCTGGGGGAAAGGAGAAATTAAATTCATTAAACCTTACAATGAAGCTAAAATCTTTACTGGACGCGTTTTCAACGAAACAGAATGGAAAGACTTCGTTTTTGAATCATTGGAAAATCAATCCAACAGAATTACAGAAGATTGTTTGGTTCAGATTTCTGAGGCAAAACAAACGATTAAAGAAGTAAGACTTTGGATTGTTGGCGGACAGATTATTGATGCAGGATATTATAAATTCAATGACAATGCACCTTTCGAAGAAAATGTTTCACCAGAAGGATTGTGTTTCGCCAATGAAATGATTCAGATTTTTAATCTTGAAAAAGCCTTTGTAATGGATATTTGTTTAACAGTTGAAGGCTGGAAAATAGTTGAAATGAATTGTATCAACAGTTCCGGATTTTATCCAAACACCAATGTGAAAAGTATTATCAAAGCATTAAATATTTACTTTTCTTAA
- a CDS encoding ABC transporter permease: MSNNIFIIARQSFRMAYSNKATFAFAVLLSFSLVLATFVGWKNYKVQNEQRLQYKKEVRKQWLANPDKHPHRMAHYGYLAFREKHELSFFDFGIESFAGVSIFLEAHKQNSVNFSEASFSNGMLRFGELSVAMVLQILFPLLIIFVGYNCISAERESGTLKILLCQNTTWKDLLWGKTFGLLALSLSIFIPFIILTIILWGILSEWQLSGDSVVRLLLLIGGYIIYFFVISVITALVSALSSGSRPALTTLLASWIFFIVIMPRVTQSVGNQIYPSPSKIPFLANIAEDVSKEGDSHNPDDPHYAKIKDSLLKKYNVDDVKKLPFNYGGFIMAEGEKITSNIYSRHQKNLNKTFENQNSITKLASFLNPYLALKEVSMILTASDYSTYTDFQNQAEQYRYGLAQKMNQLQIEHISNEKPAEHEKPHIISQNNWASQQDFEYHFTKISEAVSKNSTAFSALFFWLVVSIFAIQFSVKRIKTI, translated from the coding sequence ATGTCAAACAACATATTTATTATAGCCAGACAGAGTTTCAGGATGGCTTACAGCAACAAAGCGACTTTTGCGTTTGCGGTTCTGCTCAGTTTCTCGCTGGTGCTGGCCACTTTTGTCGGCTGGAAAAACTATAAAGTACAGAACGAACAAAGGCTTCAGTATAAAAAAGAAGTCAGAAAACAATGGCTTGCGAATCCCGACAAACATCCGCACAGAATGGCGCATTACGGCTATCTTGCATTTCGGGAAAAGCATGAACTCAGTTTTTTTGATTTCGGAATCGAGAGTTTTGCGGGCGTTTCCATTTTTCTTGAAGCACACAAACAAAACAGCGTCAACTTCAGCGAAGCGAGTTTCTCCAACGGGATGCTCCGTTTTGGAGAGCTGAGCGTGGCAATGGTTTTACAGATTCTGTTTCCGCTGCTCATTATTTTTGTCGGGTACAACTGCATTTCGGCAGAACGGGAATCGGGAACTTTGAAAATTTTATTGTGTCAGAATACCACGTGGAAAGATTTGCTTTGGGGCAAAACATTTGGGCTGCTGGCTTTATCGCTTTCAATTTTTATTCCTTTTATTATTCTCACCATTATTTTATGGGGAATTTTAAGTGAATGGCAGCTTTCCGGAGATTCTGTTGTAAGGCTTTTGCTGCTGATTGGCGGTTATATCATTTACTTTTTTGTGATTTCTGTGATTACTGCTCTGGTTTCAGCACTGTCTTCCGGTTCAAGACCTGCTCTGACGACTTTACTCGCATCTTGGATATTTTTCATTGTGATCATGCCGAGAGTGACACAGTCTGTTGGAAATCAGATTTATCCTTCTCCTTCCAAAATTCCTTTTCTGGCCAATATTGCTGAAGATGTGAGCAAAGAAGGTGACAGCCACAATCCTGATGATCCGCATTATGCGAAAATCAAAGATTCTTTACTGAAAAAATACAACGTGGATGATGTGAAGAAACTTCCATTCAACTACGGTGGTTTTATTATGGCGGAAGGAGAGAAAATTACATCAAATATTTACAGCCGACATCAGAAAAATTTAAATAAAACCTTTGAAAATCAAAACAGTATCACAAAACTCGCCAGTTTTCTTAATCCTTATCTTGCTTTGAAAGAAGTTTCGATGATTCTGACGGCTTCCGACTACAGTACCTACACCGATTTTCAAAATCAGGCCGAACAATACCGGTACGGATTGGCTCAAAAGATGAATCAGCTGCAGATCGAACATATCAGTAATGAAAAACCTGCTGAGCACGAAAAACCACACATCATCAGCCAGAACAACTGGGCATCGCAGCAAGATTTTGAATATCATTTCACCAAAATCAGTGAGGCGGTTTCTAAAAATTCGACTGCATTTTCAGCACTTTTTTTCTGGTTGGTGGTAAGCATTTTCGCTATTCAATTTTCGGTAAAACGGATCAAAACGATTTAA
- a CDS encoding penicillin-binding protein, whose protein sequence is MTIQRAHISLNLYDSPSIKGFSGCEYMMWDEAKCAYFENYLL, encoded by the coding sequence ATGACAATTCAAAGAGCACATATCAGTTTAAATCTATACGACAGCCCTTCAATAAAGGGATTTTCCGGATGTGAATACATGATGTGGGATGAGGCGAAATGTGCTTACTTTGAAAATTATTTACTGTAA
- a CDS encoding ATP-grasp domain-containing protein, producing MKNIVALSPVFTEDSINLKHASIGSDYSLNRFDLKWNVPKEFRNDVIAVYGEDIYAEIVSSQCDLTLLKTEDNWLSNISEKFTKRKIQYGQLEQFINHQNIFIKCSDFKSFKAGVYENVSDMKGFDSLDQQSMVFVSDVVEWLLEVRCFVLNGKIETYSTYWRNNQFDTNGLSDSEEIELFSFFESFVKDNSDSLPISIVLDFGIIKDKGWALIEANPAWCSGLYACNAGKALDVIIKSCTKN from the coding sequence ATGAAAAATATAGTTGCATTATCGCCTGTCTTTACTGAAGACAGTATCAATTTGAAACACGCATCAATTGGCTCAGATTACAGTTTGAATCGGTTTGATCTAAAATGGAATGTTCCAAAAGAATTCAGAAATGATGTAATTGCAGTTTATGGCGAAGATATTTATGCTGAAATTGTTTCCAGTCAATGCGATTTGACTTTACTGAAAACTGAAGATAATTGGTTGTCAAATATTTCAGAAAAATTCACCAAACGTAAAATTCAATATGGTCAGTTGGAGCAGTTTATCAATCATCAGAATATTTTTATTAAATGTTCAGATTTTAAAAGTTTCAAAGCCGGAGTTTATGAGAATGTTTCTGATATGAAAGGATTTGACAGTCTTGATCAACAAAGTATGGTGTTTGTTTCTGATGTTGTAGAGTGGCTGCTGGAAGTTCGTTGCTTTGTTTTAAACGGAAAAATTGAAACATATTCTACGTATTGGAGAAATAATCAATTTGACACGAATGGTTTATCTGATTCTGAAGAAATAGAGCTTTTCAGTTTCTTCGAAAGTTTTGTAAAAGACAATTCAGATTCTTTACCAATTTCAATTGTATTGGATTTTGGAATCATAAAAGATAAAGGTTGGGCATTGATAGAAGCAAATCCAGCTTGGTGCTCTGGTTTATACGCCTGTAATGCTGGAAAAGCACTTGATGTAATTATTAAAAGTTGTACTAAAAATTAA
- a CDS encoding tetratricopeptide repeat protein, with amino-acid sequence MNKQKFTEKFFMAVLILAVIKIIAIFAELFQKTFWSVIGNLAIFVVVAFIILLIITGLKDKEKSGDASGRGRSGGGNFYLETSLFDRIRNKYEELAEKYIAEKDYTRAAKVYMNLLQDNYRGAQTLEDGGLYNEAAVVYLKKLKNKSEAASCFEKAKQYQKSIELYKELEQKEKVGDLYRIINDTKSANSYYQMVVDDYVGNSQMVKASLIYRKKMDVPEEAQKILLKGWEENKDAFNCLNNYFVNVSDVEDLNQKIQNLYRETPSDRKLIYLEAMKHEFKKDQKLQETTRNIAYEIIAEKVETNTTIINELKHFNPQDEVILKDISRYKTGRNKMFRN; translated from the coding sequence ATGAATAAGCAGAAATTTACAGAGAAGTTTTTCATGGCAGTTTTAATTTTGGCTGTCATTAAAATCATTGCCATTTTTGCTGAGCTTTTTCAGAAAACATTCTGGAGTGTCATCGGAAATCTCGCCATTTTTGTTGTGGTTGCCTTCATTATTTTACTGATCATCACCGGTCTCAAAGACAAGGAAAAATCAGGAGATGCGTCAGGAAGAGGAAGAAGTGGTGGCGGAAATTTCTACCTTGAAACTTCACTTTTCGACAGAATCCGAAATAAATATGAAGAATTGGCCGAGAAATACATCGCCGAAAAAGACTACACAAGAGCTGCGAAAGTGTACATGAATTTGCTTCAGGACAATTACCGCGGAGCCCAGACTCTGGAAGATGGCGGTCTGTACAACGAGGCTGCCGTAGTTTATCTTAAAAAGTTAAAAAATAAATCGGAAGCGGCATCGTGTTTTGAAAAGGCAAAACAATATCAAAAGTCCATCGAATTGTACAAAGAACTGGAGCAGAAAGAGAAAGTGGGAGATTTATACAGGATAATTAATGATACGAAATCTGCCAATTCTTATTATCAAATGGTCGTTGACGATTATGTGGGAAACAGCCAGATGGTTAAAGCTTCTTTGATTTACCGAAAGAAAATGGATGTTCCCGAAGAAGCACAGAAAATTTTGCTGAAAGGTTGGGAAGAAAATAAAGATGCTTTCAACTGTCTCAACAATTATTTTGTGAATGTTTCTGACGTGGAAGATTTAAATCAAAAAATTCAGAATTTATATCGGGAAACACCTTCAGACAGAAAATTAATTTATCTTGAAGCGATGAAGCATGAGTTTAAAAAAGACCAGAAACTTCAGGAAACCACCCGAAATATTGCCTACGAAATCATTGCCGAAAAAGTAGAAACCAACACAACCATCATCAACGAACTGAAACATTTCAATCCGCAGGATGAGGTGATTTTGAAAGATATTTCGAGGTACAAAACGGGGAGGAATAAAATGTTTAGGAATTGA
- a CDS encoding ATP-grasp domain-containing protein has translation MKTILIINGEKYWKDYFAGFNVVQKRVQTSEFIIKDAELYVIDADGVCKPDVIFWRLGAVNPEAKHRTILELIEYSGIPCVNSASTLLMGYERLSMLNRLKKLGLPVIDFNVATNTAQLKNLEMQFPFVVKVGNHHGGYGKSLVSTEEQWEELKDLLFIHQDYVTTEKFINYKYDIRYLAINDKVWAMKRKGKYWKANSLTQEYQIVEPEKEWIEKVKLLQENIKADIVAIDVLEKENGEKVILEYNDIPGLSGFPEDAKLELSSTVKSK, from the coding sequence ATGAAAACAATTTTGATCATTAACGGAGAAAAATACTGGAAAGATTATTTTGCAGGATTTAATGTGGTTCAGAAGAGAGTTCAGACCTCAGAATTTATCATAAAAGATGCTGAATTGTATGTTATTGATGCAGATGGAGTCTGCAAACCGGATGTGATTTTTTGGAGATTGGGAGCTGTAAATCCTGAAGCAAAACACAGAACTATTTTGGAATTAATTGAATATTCAGGTATTCCTTGTGTGAATTCAGCTTCAACATTATTAATGGGGTATGAAAGATTGTCAATGTTAAATAGATTGAAAAAATTGGGATTACCTGTTATTGATTTCAATGTAGCAACCAACACAGCTCAATTGAAAAATTTGGAAATGCAGTTTCCTTTTGTGGTTAAAGTTGGAAATCATCACGGTGGATATGGAAAAAGCTTGGTTTCAACCGAAGAACAATGGGAAGAACTGAAAGATTTACTCTTTATTCATCAGGATTATGTGACAACAGAGAAATTTATTAATTATAAATATGACATTCGTTATCTGGCTATAAATGATAAAGTTTGGGCAATGAAAAGAAAAGGCAAATATTGGAAAGCCAATTCTTTAACCCAAGAATATCAAATCGTCGAGCCGGAAAAAGAATGGATAGAAAAAGTGAAACTTTTACAGGAAAACATCAAAGCAGATATTGTTGCCATTGATGTTCTGGAAAAAGAGAACGGAGAAAAAGTGATTTTAGAGTACAACGATATTCCTGGACTCTCAGGATTTCCCGAAGATGCAAAACTGGAATTGTCAAGTACTGTAAAAAGTAAATAA
- a CDS encoding ABC transporter ATP-binding protein, whose protein sequence is MLQTVSLTKSYGAHLALNQLNLKVNAGEVYCLLGQNGAGKTTTINLILGFLEASSGEILFNSKNINDSKSDRRKNIAYIPEVVMLYGNLTAVENLSYFSKLAGFNFTKNELENFLNQCGLQTDAHHKKLSGFSKGMRQKVGIAIAVAKDAQLILMDEPTSGLDPKATEEFTVLVKQLADSGKSVLMATHDIFNAVNVGTHIGIMKRGELIHTLKADEITAADLQKLYLQTI, encoded by the coding sequence ATGTTACAAACTGTTTCACTTACAAAAAGTTACGGTGCTCATCTGGCGCTCAATCAATTAAATTTAAAGGTAAATGCAGGCGAAGTCTACTGTCTGCTTGGCCAGAACGGTGCGGGAAAAACCACGACTATCAATCTAATTCTGGGCTTTCTGGAAGCCAGTTCGGGAGAAATATTATTCAACAGTAAAAATATCAACGACAGCAAGAGCGACCGCCGAAAAAATATCGCTTACATTCCGGAAGTGGTGATGTTGTACGGAAATCTTACCGCTGTTGAAAATCTGAGCTATTTTTCAAAACTGGCAGGATTTAATTTTACTAAAAACGAACTGGAAAATTTCCTGAATCAATGCGGATTACAGACCGATGCTCACCACAAAAAACTCAGCGGTTTCAGCAAAGGAATGCGTCAGAAAGTCGGAATTGCCATCGCCGTGGCGAAAGATGCTCAACTGATTTTAATGGATGAGCCGACCAGTGGATTAGACCCGAAAGCGACTGAAGAATTTACCGTTTTGGTGAAGCAACTCGCAGATTCAGGAAAATCTGTTTTGATGGCGACCCATGATATTTTCAATGCCGTGAATGTCGGCACTCACATCGGAATTATGAAACGTGGTGAACTGATTCACACTTTAAAAGCTGATGAAATCACCGCGGCAGATTTGCAGAAACTGTATTTGCAGACTATTTAG
- a CDS encoding 3'-5' exonuclease produces the protein MKTTDKILIIDLEATCWDDRPPIVQVNEIIEIGVCIMDTKTGKISHNEGILVKTKYSKVSPFCTKLTSITQEMLDEKGVFLEDALDILREKYNLEDLTWASYGNYDLSMLKEQTRKFNLDYPLSDDHVNVKTLFAQLHPIRKSAGMDKALKELKFPLEGTHHRGVDDVKNIAKILFWCLQRT, from the coding sequence ATGAAAACAACAGATAAAATATTAATTATAGACCTCGAAGCCACGTGTTGGGATGACCGCCCGCCGATTGTACAGGTAAACGAAATCATAGAAATCGGAGTGTGTATTATGGATACAAAAACCGGTAAGATTTCACACAATGAAGGAATTTTAGTGAAAACTAAATACTCAAAAGTAAGTCCTTTCTGTACGAAACTGACTTCCATTACGCAGGAAATGCTCGATGAAAAAGGCGTTTTTCTGGAAGATGCTCTGGATATTCTGAGGGAAAAATACAATCTTGAAGATTTGACCTGGGCAAGCTACGGAAACTACGATCTGAGTATGCTTAAAGAACAGACCAGAAAATTCAACCTCGATTATCCTTTGAGTGATGATCACGTCAACGTGAAAACATTATTCGCTCAGCTGCATCCCATCAGAAAAAGTGCAGGAATGGACAAAGCTCTGAAAGAGTTGAAATTCCCTTTGGAAGGCACACATCACAGAGGAGTTGACGATGTAAAAAACATTGCGAAGATTCTGTTTTGGTGTCTGCAAAGAACTTAA
- a CDS encoding TROVE domain-containing protein, whose translation MKFNFLRKSNNLVTNYEGAKAYKMAPAEELYSAVVTTGLSNATYEKGNDRLARIQSLIQKNDPEFVARLAVYARKDMYLRSIPLVLTTELAKQTSGTNLVSKTVDGVIQRADEITELLAYYQLANERTETKKLNRLSKQIQKGLVKSFNKFDEYQFAKYNRKAEVTLKDALFLVHPKAKDENQQVIFNKIVNDSLETPYTWEVELSVLGQTKFADDAERKLAFKNKWEELIFSNKLGYMATLRNLRNILEANVSSDAMYKLCSYLSDEKAVRNSKQLPFRFLSAYRELKNIDSKYISSILEALEDAVMVSAKNIKGFGFETSVVIAADVSGSMQQPVSPKSKVLLYDIGLLMSMMLQSQCKNVITGMFGDRWKRVPMPKNGILRNVDAFYKREGEVGYATNGHLVLEDLINKREIADKIMLFTDTQMWGTGGFTNAFENSWSRYKKINPNAKLYIFDLAGYGKPPLDVRRNDVYLIAGWSDKIFDVLNALEDRKSAVEMIKKVVL comes from the coding sequence ATGAAATTTAATTTTTTAAGAAAATCAAATAACCTAGTAACCAACTACGAAGGTGCAAAAGCTTACAAAATGGCACCTGCAGAAGAACTATACAGTGCTGTTGTTACAACAGGATTATCCAACGCAACCTATGAAAAAGGAAATGACAGATTGGCGAGAATACAGTCTCTGATTCAGAAAAACGATCCGGAATTTGTTGCAAGACTGGCGGTTTATGCAAGAAAAGATATGTATCTGCGTTCGATTCCATTGGTTTTGACGACCGAATTGGCGAAGCAGACTTCAGGTACGAACCTGGTAAGCAAAACCGTTGACGGAGTAATCCAAAGAGCCGATGAAATCACAGAATTGCTGGCGTACTACCAATTGGCAAACGAAAGAACAGAAACAAAAAAATTGAACCGACTTTCAAAACAAATCCAAAAAGGTTTGGTAAAATCTTTCAATAAATTTGATGAATACCAGTTCGCAAAATACAACAGAAAAGCGGAAGTGACTTTGAAAGATGCCTTGTTTTTGGTTCATCCAAAAGCAAAAGATGAAAATCAGCAGGTCATTTTCAACAAAATCGTCAACGACTCGTTGGAAACGCCTTACACGTGGGAAGTTGAGCTTTCTGTTTTGGGTCAGACGAAATTTGCTGATGATGCAGAAAGAAAATTAGCCTTCAAAAACAAATGGGAGGAATTGATTTTCAGCAACAAACTGGGTTATATGGCGACTTTGAGAAACCTTAGAAATATTCTGGAAGCCAACGTTTCTTCGGATGCGATGTACAAATTGTGCAGCTATTTGTCAGATGAAAAAGCGGTAAGAAACTCAAAACAATTGCCATTCAGATTTTTGTCGGCGTACAGAGAATTGAAAAACATCGATTCAAAATACATCTCATCAATCCTCGAAGCATTGGAAGATGCAGTGATGGTAAGTGCAAAAAATATCAAAGGTTTTGGTTTCGAAACTTCAGTCGTGATTGCGGCAGACGTTTCCGGTTCGATGCAACAGCCTGTTTCTCCGAAATCTAAAGTGTTGCTGTACGATATCGGTCTGCTAATGTCGATGATGTTGCAGTCGCAGTGCAAAAACGTGATCACAGGTATGTTTGGTGACCGTTGGAAAAGAGTTCCGATGCCGAAAAACGGTATTCTGAGAAACGTGGATGCATTCTACAAAAGAGAAGGCGAAGTCGGCTATGCCACAAACGGTCATCTCGTGCTTGAAGATTTGATCAACAAGCGGGAAATTGCCGACAAAATTATGCTGTTTACCGACACTCAAATGTGGGGTACCGGTGGATTTACCAACGCTTTCGAAAACTCGTGGAGCCGATACAAAAAAATCAATCCAAACGCGAAATTGTATATTTTTGATTTGGCAGGTTACGGAAAACCACCGTTGGATGTCAGAAGAAATGATGTATATCTTATCGCAGGTTGGTCCGACAAAATTTTCGATGTACTGAACGCTTTGGAAGACCGAAAATCTGCAGTGGAAATGATTAAAAAAGTAGTGCTGTAA
- a CDS encoding ribonuclease H-like YkuK family protein: METQQQTWQNMTGKIFQNSITTLVEEAIIRELANGHRLKVCVGSDSHVYGDEISYATAVVVIREGKGAFTFIRKQREFQKISIKERMLNEVNKSVEIAYAICSVLEMYDVEMEVHADINTDPDFKSNVALKDAMGYILGMGYTFKAKPFAFASSNCADMMV; this comes from the coding sequence ATGGAAACGCAACAACAAACATGGCAAAACATGACCGGAAAGATTTTTCAAAATTCTATCACAACATTGGTAGAAGAAGCCATCATCCGCGAACTAGCCAACGGACACCGACTGAAAGTTTGTGTGGGTTCAGATTCCCATGTGTATGGTGATGAAATCAGTTATGCAACCGCAGTTGTTGTTATTCGTGAAGGAAAAGGAGCGTTTACCTTTATCAGAAAGCAAAGAGAATTTCAGAAAATCAGCATCAAAGAACGAATGCTGAACGAGGTTAACAAATCTGTGGAAATCGCTTATGCCATCTGCTCTGTTTTGGAAATGTACGATGTGGAAATGGAAGTTCACGCCGATATCAATACAGACCCAGATTTCAAATCCAATGTCGCTTTGAAGGACGCAATGGGATATATTTTGGGAATGGGTTACACTTTTAAAGCAAAACCCTTTGCATTCGCAAGTTCAAATTGTGCTGATATGATGGTATAA
- a CDS encoding DUF3526 domain-containing protein — protein MRQNLFLFELKIFFRNTSSITAIVILLLAGFVGLYFGKTFIERQENVVQKAINLQKENTGNNYEHFGEDTGLFFYHNKFSVANTATKWAAFSNGQRDINPYLISVTMLGLEGQIYDTDIANPSSLLMGNIDLGFVFIFLFPLVIIALSYNILSSQQENGVWILLRSQTSKPHLIIWNKLLVRVLVIFATAFVLMTAALFYLNLELDLIFFSIFGLILLYLTFWFAAVFFVISFGKTSNFNASSLIGLWVGLAIVVPASLNLYLSAKYPVPEALKNVMEQRQGYHEKWDLPKNVTMEPFYKHYPQLKQYPFDEQKTFSWFWYYGMQQMGDDQALESRKAMEHKLENRQQFASVVALFFPTIQTQLSVNSLAGSDLKSHLDFQNFVRDYHEKVRLHFYPVIFQEQKVSLAEVEKFGLKHYKNPVSPLKLESVISLVLLSLILLIVGNLNFRRLFK, from the coding sequence ATGAGACAGAACCTTTTTTTATTTGAACTCAAAATATTCTTTCGAAATACTTCTTCGATCACGGCCATCGTCATTTTGTTGCTGGCTGGTTTTGTCGGTTTATATTTTGGGAAAACTTTTATCGAACGGCAGGAAAATGTTGTTCAGAAAGCCATTAACTTACAGAAAGAAAACACCGGGAATAATTACGAACATTTCGGCGAAGATACCGGACTTTTCTTTTATCACAACAAGTTTTCAGTTGCCAACACCGCAACGAAATGGGCTGCTTTTTCGAACGGACAGCGAGACATCAATCCTTATCTTATTTCCGTCACGATGCTGGGTCTGGAGGGACAGATTTACGATACTGATATTGCAAATCCGTCAAGTTTGCTGATGGGAAATATCGATCTTGGCTTTGTTTTTATTTTCCTGTTTCCGCTGGTGATTATTGCATTGAGTTACAATATTCTTTCATCGCAACAGGAAAACGGTGTCTGGATTTTACTTAGATCTCAGACTTCAAAACCTCACCTGATCATTTGGAATAAGCTCTTGGTAAGGGTTTTGGTGATTTTTGCGACTGCTTTTGTTTTAATGACTGCGGCTTTGTTTTATTTAAATCTTGAATTAGACCTTATCTTCTTTTCGATTTTCGGATTGATTCTGCTCTATCTAACTTTTTGGTTTGCAGCAGTTTTCTTCGTTATTTCATTTGGAAAAACATCCAATTTCAATGCATCATCTTTAATTGGTTTATGGGTCGGATTGGCCATCGTCGTTCCCGCTTCATTAAATCTCTATCTATCTGCAAAATATCCTGTTCCCGAGGCTTTAAAAAATGTAATGGAGCAGCGACAGGGCTATCACGAAAAATGGGATTTGCCCAAAAATGTGACGATGGAACCATTTTATAAACATTATCCACAGTTGAAGCAATATCCGTTTGATGAACAAAAAACGTTCTCATGGTTCTGGTATTACGGAATGCAGCAAATGGGAGATGATCAGGCTTTGGAAAGCAGAAAAGCAATGGAACATAAACTGGAAAACCGGCAGCAGTTTGCCTCTGTAGTGGCACTGTTTTTTCCTACGATTCAGACGCAGCTTTCTGTGAATTCTTTGGCTGGTTCAGATTTAAAATCACATTTAGACTTTCAGAATTTTGTGAGAGATTATCATGAAAAAGTGAGGCTTCATTTTTATCCCGTAATTTTTCAGGAACAGAAAGTTTCTCTGGCGGAGGTGGAAAAATTTGGTCTAAAACATTATAAAAATCCCGTTTCTCCTTTGAAATTGGAATCTGTGATTTCGCTTGTTTTACTAAGCTTGATTTTATTGATTGTCGGTAATTTAAATTTCAGAAGACTATTCAAATAA
- a CDS encoding metallophosphoesterase family protein codes for MKQNIFFTADHHFGHANIIKFSERPFESLEQMNEELIKRWNEKIGKDDTVYHLGDVSLGKPDFTKEILDQLNGKIHLIKGNHEYSALRLPERFEWIKDYHELRIDEPENSNGKQKIMLFHYAMRTWNGSHRGTWQLYGHSHGTLPDDEMALSLDVGVDCHNFYPLSYEEVKELMKKKKWTPPFAPRN; via the coding sequence ATGAAACAAAATATATTTTTTACGGCAGACCATCATTTTGGTCACGCCAATATTATAAAATTTTCCGAACGGCCTTTTGAGTCGCTGGAACAGATGAATGAAGAACTTATCAAACGGTGGAATGAGAAAATCGGTAAAGATGATACAGTCTACCATTTGGGTGATGTCAGTTTGGGCAAACCGGATTTCACAAAAGAAATTCTGGATCAGCTCAACGGCAAAATCCATTTGATAAAAGGCAATCATGAGTATTCCGCACTTCGACTTCCCGAAAGGTTCGAATGGATAAAAGATTACCACGAATTGAGAATTGATGAACCGGAAAACAGCAATGGCAAACAGAAAATCATGCTTTTCCATTACGCGATGAGAACGTGGAACGGCTCACACCGCGGAACATGGCAACTCTACGGTCATTCGCACGGAACTTTGCCAGATGATGAAATGGCTTTAAGCCTCGACGTCGGTGTTGACTGCCACAATTTTTATCCGCTTTCCTACGAAGAAGTGAAGGAACTGATGAAGAAAAAGAAATGGACGCCGCCGTTTGCGCCGAGAAATTAG